The following DNA comes from Meiothermus sp..
GGCATCTAGGTATAGCTGCCGTTCCTCTCTGTACTAATCAAGGCTGTAAATCTTTCATTCCCTCGGAAAGCATCGATTCGGTTTACCTATATTTCGTGTTAAAGCAAGCTGTACCTGAGCTTCAGTTATTGGGAAGGGGGGCAACTTTCCTCGAGATATCAAAAACTCAACTCGAAAACTACTTTATCCCCCTCCCCCCCCTCGAGACCCAACGCCGCATCGCCGCCATCCTCACCGAGCAGATGGAGGCGGTGGAAAAGGCCCGCAAGGCGGCTGAAGAAGGGCTCGAGGCGGCCCGGAAGCTCGCCGGCGCCTACGTAATTGCTTACTTCACAGGATCCTGGGTAGATGAATGGGAGCGGGTTCCCTTAGCCGAAATAAGTACATTCCTACCCGCAAAATCCATTGCGAGCGATGGGGACACTGAGGTTCGGGCTATAACAACAGCGTGTCTATCTGAATCAGGCTTCAGGCCAGAAGGGATCAAGACCGCCCGCATGTGGGCCAATGATGCTCGAGAAGCAAGGATATCTCCCGGGGAAATCCTTGTTGCCAGAAGCAACACGCCCGAACTCGTAGGCAGGGTTGCGGTATATCCAGGAGGTTACCCAGATTTGGTTGCTTCAGACCTCACGATACGAATAAAGGCAACCGGTGCTGACCCAGCGTACCTGGGTGCTTACCTCTCCTCACTCTACCTATCTGGGTATTGGAAGGAGCGAGCAGGGGGGGCCAGCGGCTCTATGAAGAAGATCACACGGGGGCAGCTCCAAGACGAGCGCATACCTCTTCCCAATCTTGAAACACAACACCGCATCGTAGCCGAGCTCAACGCCAAGCTCAAGGCTACCCAAGCCCTTATTCACAGCCTAGAAGCCCAGCTCGAGGCCATCCGCGCCCTACCCGCCGCCATCCTACGCCGCGCGTTCTCAGGAGAACTCTGATGCCCAGCAAGAACGGTTCCAACGGTACACCCCGCTTCACCACCCAATCCAGCCTCAGCGCCTACGTGTGGAGCATCTGCGACATCCTGCGCCGCTCCAACTGCGCCGGGGCCTTGCAGTACGTCCCCGAGCTGACCTGGATTCTGTTCTTGCGCGTCCTGGACGACCTTGAAACCCTGGAGGCCGAGCAGAGTCAGGCGGTGGGGGCGGCCTTTACCCCCAGCCTCGAGGCCCCCTACCGTTGGCAGGACTGGGCCGCCCCTGATGGCTGGAAGCGCCGCGAGCTGGAAGGAGGAGCCTTGGGCGCCTTCTTCGGCTTCGTCAACGGCGAATTGCTACCCTATCTGAAGAGCTTGCGTGACCAGCCCAACGCCACCGCCCGGCAGAAGGTGATCAGCGAGATCATGTCCGGCGTCGATCGGGTGCGGGTGGACACCGAGCGCAACTTCCTGGACGTGCTGGACAAGGTTCACCTTATCAACTCGCAAACGGTGGACAGCACCCACCTTTTCACCCTCTCCCAGGTTTATGAAGGGCTCCTCTTGAAGATGGGCGAGAAGGGCAACGACGGGGGCCAGTTCTTCACCCCCCGCCAGGTGATCAAGGCCATGGTGCAGGCCATTGACCCGGGCCCCGCGGACACCATCTATGACCCCTGTGCCGGCACCGGCGGCTTCCTAGCCACGGCCTACGAGTACGTGCTGCAGAAGCTGGGGGACGACGCCACGCCGGAGCAGCTCGAGGCCCTCAAAACCCGGAGGCTTTACGGGCGCGAGAAGGAAAACCTGATCTACCCGATCGCCCTGGCTAACCTAGTGCTCCACGGCATCGACAAGCCCAACCTGTGGCACGGCAACACCCTTACCGGCCAGGAGATCTACGGGGGATTGTGGGAGGGAGCCCCGGCGCAGTTCGACGTGATCCTCACCAACCCCCCTTTCGGCGGTAAAGAAGGTAAGGTAGCCCAGGCCCGCTTTGCCTATAAGACCAGCGCGACCCAGGTGCTCTTCCTCCAGCACGTGCTCGACTCCCTCAGACCTGGGGGCCGCTGCGCCGTCGTGCTCGACGAGGGCGTGTCCTTCCGGCAGGAGACCGCCTTCGTGCAGACCAAGCGCAAGCTCTTGAACGAGGCCGACGTCTGGTGCATCCTCTCGCTGCCCCCGGGCACCTTCGTCAATGCCGGGGCCGGCGTGAAGACCAACATCTTCTTCTTCACCAAGGGGCGGCCCACCGAGCGCATCTGGTACTACGACCTGTCGGGGGTGAAGGTGGGGAAGAAAAGCCCGCTGACCCTCGAGCACTTCGAGGAGTTCTTCCGCCTGCTGCCCACCCGCGCCGACTCCGAGCGGAGCTGGACGGTGGGCCGGGCTGAGCTCGAGGCCAGGAACTATGACCTCAAGGCCGTGAACCCCCACGCCAGGCCCGAAACCGACACGCGGACCGTTGAAGAGCTGCTCGAGGTTATTGAACAGAAAAGCCGGGAGGTCACCGAGGCGTTAACCGCCCTGCGTGATCGGATCGAGGCATAGAGAACGAGCCGACCCCCTTCGCTCCCCGGTGAGGGGCCGCAGGGCCCTGCAGGGCCCTGCACTACCCCAACACGTCCGGCAGTGCCCTAGCAGCCTCCTCGAGCCCTTCCGGCTCACGTGCACGTAGATCTGGGTGGTGGCAATAGAGGCATGCCCCAGCAGCTCCTTCACCTCGTCGATCCCCCGCCCCGCCTCCATCAGCGCCGAGGCGTAAGAGTGGCGCAGCTTGTGGGGGGTGAGCTTGGCCCACTCCTTGAGGCCGGCCTTCTTGGCCACCCGCTTGAGCATGGCCTGCACCGTGCGAGCCGGGAAGGGCTGCCCCTTGCGGGCCCCCGAGGTGTGGCTCCAGAGGTGGGGGCTGGTGGGATGGCCCTCGAGGTTGCGGTGCTTGAGCCACTGGAAGAGCGCCCGCTGGGCGGTGGGAGAGAGCACCACCACCCGCTCCTTGTTGCCCTTGCCCAGCACCCGCACGGCGTGGGGGATGCCGTCCTGGTAGGTCACGTCCTTGTAGGTCAGCGCCAGGGCCTCCGACAGCCGCAGCCCGGTGCCGTAGAGGCGGGCGGGGTCAGCACCGCTGGTCGCGGCGGTGGATCAGGTCGCCGTACACCTGGCTTAGGTCGAGCCACTGCACGCCCTCGAAACGGTCGAGCAAGCCAGGCTCCTCCTCCATGGCTTTCAGCAGCTCGTCGGCGGCCTGGGGGGTCTTGATCGCCTCGCCCATGAGGGCCATCAGCTCCTCGTAGGAGAACTCGCGCAGGCGCTTGGGGGAGGGCATGGCCCCATCCTAACCCGCGCTCCCGCGGGCGGCTAGCGGCCGAGCCCGGCGCCGGGCCGGGCAGCCCGTGCAGCGGTGTGGCGGGTGCGCGGCTCCCGGGTGCCCCCGTGCGCTAGACTGGCGGGGTTCCGAAGCGGGACAAGCCCGGGCGCAGCCAGAGATTCCCTTGGGTGCCCTGCGCCCGGGCCCTTCTGTTGCCGGCCCGTGGCAGAGGCCGGGTATCCTGGAGGCGGATGCCGCCGGAGCTCCGCCCCCTGCTCCGCCTCGAGGCCCTCCGCCGCCCCGGCGGCCCGGGCCCGCTCGAGGCCGCCCTGCTGGAGGGCTGGGCGCTCTCCCAGACGGTCTACCGCTTCGACCCCGACGCCTATGAGCACCTGCAGGGCTCGTGCTTCGAGGGCACGGTCCCGCTGGCGCTGCTGGCGCGGCTGCCCGAGCCCTCGCTGTACGTGGCCTTCCCCAGGCCCCGCCCCACCGGCCTGGGCCTGGCCCACGGCTTCTTCGCCCGCCTCGAGGCCGGCACCCTGTGGCTGCTGCACGACCTGAGCGACTGGGGGGACCTCGAGCTGCAGGCCTTCCCCCTGGACGGCGAGGCCGAGGCGGCCGTGAGGCCCTACCGCGCGGAGGCGCTGAGGAGGGCGTACCTGAGCTTCGTGGCCTCGCTCGCCCCGGACCTTTCGGCGGCGGACATCGATTTCGATCCCTGGGAGGCCGACGCCGCCGGGGCCGCCCTCAGCCTGCTGCTCTACCGGGTGGCCGCGCCCGGGGACGCGGCGGAGGCGCCGGCCCCGCCGGGCGGGGAGGGGCTGCGGCTGTGGGAGGTAGGGGGCCGCCTGGGCGGGGCGCTGCGCCGGGTTCAGGAGGAGGAGCCGCGTGGCCTGACCCGGCGCAAGCGCAAACGGCTGCGGCCGCACGAGCGCGGGCCCCTCGTGGGCCGGGGCTTCTGGCACGGCCGGTGGGCCGGCCCCGACCACCGGCCCGTCCTCGAGCTGCGCTGGCGCCCCGCCATGCGGTGGGGGCTGCGGAGCCTCGAGGGGCTGCCGGAGGTGGTGCTGCGGGCTGAGGGGCTGGGCGGGCCGGGTTGACCGGCCGGCCCGCCGCCGTGGTGCCGCCGGGAGGGGCAGGCCTCGGGGTGGTCCCCCCGGTCGAGGGCCCCCTCCCGGTAGTGCACCCCCTCGCCGGGCCGCAGGGGCCTGCCCAGCTCGGCCTCGGCCGGCAGGACGGCACCCCCCCGGCACCCCGACCCCAAACCTCGGTCGAAAGTGTGGGTCCGGTACGGAAAGCCGAGGCCCGTGGGTAGGGGCAAGCCCTCCAGGACGAGGGGGATGTCGCTGTATAGTGGTTCCTGGAGGCGGCCATGTTCCCAGGACCCGAGCCCCTTGCCCTACTCGGCCTGCCCCCGGGCAGCGCCGACGACCGTGTGCGCTACCTGCGGGAGGGGCTACCCGTTTCGGCCTGGGACGCCCTCAAGCGCCTGCTGCGCTGCAGCGACCGTGAGCTGGGGATCCTCACCCAGATCCCTCCTTCCACCCTGGCCCGCCGCCGCAGGGCCGGGCGGCTGAACCGCCTCGAGGGCGAGCGGCTCTACCGGGTGGCGGCGGTGGTGGCCCAGGCGCTGTCGACGTTCGGGGACCCTGAAGCCGCGGTAGGGTGGCTCAGGCAGCCCAACCTGGCGCTGGGGGGGCGGGTTCCGCTCGAGTACGCCGACACCCCGGC
Coding sequences within:
- a CDS encoding restriction endonuclease subunit S, whose amino-acid sequence is MSSPTTEVPKPETRPKLPEGWRWVRLGDVTKVVGGSTPKTGIKEYWNGDIVWITPADLGKLSTREIYSSGRKITQLGYESSGAELVPVKTVVMSSRAPIGHLGIAAVPLCTNQGCKSFIPSESIDSVYLYFVLKQAVPELQLLGRGATFLEISKTQLENYFIPLPPLETQRRIAAILTEQMEAVEKARKAAEEGLEAARKLAGAYVIAYFTGSWVDEWERVPLAEISTFLPAKSIASDGDTEVRAITTACLSESGFRPEGIKTARMWANDAREARISPGEILVARSNTPELVGRVAVYPGGYPDLVASDLTIRIKATGADPAYLGAYLSSLYLSGYWKERAGGASGSMKKITRGQLQDERIPLPNLETQHRIVAELNAKLKATQALIHSLEAQLEAIRALPAAILRRAFSGEL
- a CDS encoding antitoxin Xre/MbcA/ParS toxin-binding domain-containing protein, which codes for MFPGPEPLALLGLPPGSADDRVRYLREGLPVSAWDALKRLLRCSDRELGILTQIPPSTLARRRRAGRLNRLEGERLYRVAAVVAQALSTFGDPEAAVGWLRQPNLALGGRVPLEYADTPAGARAVVNLLGGLEHGVVQ
- a CDS encoding class I SAM-dependent DNA methyltransferase, which encodes MPSKNGSNGTPRFTTQSSLSAYVWSICDILRRSNCAGALQYVPELTWILFLRVLDDLETLEAEQSQAVGAAFTPSLEAPYRWQDWAAPDGWKRRELEGGALGAFFGFVNGELLPYLKSLRDQPNATARQKVISEIMSGVDRVRVDTERNFLDVLDKVHLINSQTVDSTHLFTLSQVYEGLLLKMGEKGNDGGQFFTPRQVIKAMVQAIDPGPADTIYDPCAGTGGFLATAYEYVLQKLGDDATPEQLEALKTRRLYGREKENLIYPIALANLVLHGIDKPNLWHGNTLTGQEIYGGLWEGAPAQFDVILTNPPFGGKEGKVAQARFAYKTSATQVLFLQHVLDSLRPGGRCAVVLDEGVSFRQETAFVQTKRKLLNEADVWCILSLPPGTFVNAGAGVKTNIFFFTKGRPTERIWYYDLSGVKVGKKSPLTLEHFEEFFRLLPTRADSERSWTVGRAELEARNYDLKAVNPHARPETDTRTVEELLEVIEQKSREVTEALTALRDRIEA
- a CDS encoding tyrosine-type recombinase/integrase; the encoded protein is MTYQDGIPHAVRVLGKGNKERVVVLSPTAQRALFQWLKHRNLEGHPTSPHLWSHTSGARKGQPFPARTVQAMLKRVAKKAGLKEWAKLTPHKLRHSYASALMEAGRGIDEVKELLGHASIATTQIYVHVSRKGSRRLLGHCRTCWGSAGPCRALRPLTGERRGSARSLCLDPITQGG